The Microcoleus sp. FACHB-672 genome includes a window with the following:
- a CDS encoding glycosyltransferase family 4 protein, translated as MKVLLSAFACEPGLGSEEGVGWNMVLQAAKYHEVWVFTRTFCRPFIEAELAKNPVPNLHFIYFDPFGWSEDWKGRQGLLQFHYYLWQIWAYFVARKLHREVDFDIIRHVTYVKHWSPSFLALLPVPFIWGPVGGAESAPKTFWNEYSRRGKIYETLRQIAQGVGERDPFTALTARRSAMALATTEETAQRLRWMKAKNVQVFSQVGLSEAEISQMAEYAVDLQSPVRFISVGRLLHWKGVQLSLRAFALANLEGVELWIVGDGPERSRLEALAGELGIADKVQFWGALPRNQTLQKMGECHALLHPSLHESGGFVCAEMMALGRPVICLDLGGPATQVTNETGIKVPAVDPEKAVKGLADAISRLVGDQALRERMGQAGQKRLKEVFDWDVKGEFFARLCENVLAQNKTLRGGK; from the coding sequence ATGAAGGTTCTTCTATCTGCCTTCGCCTGCGAACCTGGACTTGGCTCTGAGGAAGGGGTGGGCTGGAATATGGTTTTGCAGGCGGCAAAATACCATGAAGTTTGGGTTTTTACTCGAACGTTTTGCCGGCCATTTATTGAAGCGGAATTAGCTAAAAATCCGGTTCCAAATTTGCACTTTATCTATTTCGATCCTTTTGGTTGGAGCGAAGATTGGAAAGGCCGGCAGGGGTTGCTACAATTCCATTATTACCTGTGGCAAATTTGGGCTTATTTTGTGGCACGCAAGCTGCATCGTGAGGTGGATTTTGACATAATCCGTCACGTCACTTATGTCAAACACTGGTCACCAAGCTTCTTGGCGCTGCTGCCGGTGCCCTTTATTTGGGGTCCGGTAGGCGGTGCGGAGTCTGCCCCCAAAACCTTTTGGAACGAATACAGCCGGCGGGGAAAGATTTACGAAACTCTGCGACAAATTGCTCAAGGAGTGGGTGAACGCGATCCGTTTACCGCTTTGACAGCGCGGCGTAGTGCTATGGCGCTAGCAACCACAGAAGAGACGGCGCAACGGCTGCGTTGGATGAAGGCAAAGAACGTTCAGGTGTTTTCTCAGGTGGGTTTGTCTGAGGCAGAAATCAGCCAAATGGCGGAATATGCCGTTGATCTACAAAGCCCGGTACGTTTCATTAGTGTAGGCCGGCTCTTACACTGGAAGGGCGTGCAACTCAGCCTCAGAGCCTTTGCTTTAGCTAACCTGGAAGGCGTTGAGTTATGGATCGTCGGCGATGGACCAGAACGAAGCCGTTTAGAAGCATTAGCCGGCGAGTTGGGAATCGCGGACAAAGTTCAGTTTTGGGGCGCTTTACCGCGCAACCAAACACTGCAAAAGATGGGGGAATGTCATGCCCTACTTCACCCCAGTTTGCATGAATCTGGAGGGTTTGTCTGCGCGGAAATGATGGCGCTAGGCCGTCCTGTGATCTGCTTGGATTTGGGAGGACCGGCCACTCAGGTGACAAATGAAACCGGCATTAAAGTGCCGGCTGTCGATCCCGAAAAGGCTGTTAAAGGTCTTGCTGACGCGATATCTCGTTTAGTCGGCGATCAGGCGCTGCGAGAACGCATGGGACAGGCGGGGCAAAAGCGGCTGAAAGAGGTGTTTGATTGGGATGTCAAGGGTGAATTTTTTGCCCGACTGTGTGAAAACGTTCTCGCCCAAAATAAAACCCTGCGTGGGGGCAAATAA
- a CDS encoding WecB/TagA/CpsF family glycosyltransferase: protein MIDRGKKNLLGVWVNALDYEAAVKTIITAAHERKRMAVSALAVHGVMTGVLDEIHRYRLNHLDLILPDGQPVRWALNLLYKTRLPDRVCGPTTMLLVCDHAAKEGLPIYLYGSKPSVLEDLSRNLCTHFPKLIIAGSQPSRFRQVSSEEKKEIVEQIHQSGAAITFVGLGCPRQEVWAYEYADELSMPVMAVGAAFDFHAGTLSKAPEFLSQIGLEWFYRLLQEPKRLWKRYMFLNPLYIWLCTLQALKLRDFERIEGTPPAQEMRYG from the coding sequence ATGATAGATCGAGGAAAAAAAAATCTCCTTGGCGTTTGGGTCAATGCTTTAGATTACGAAGCTGCTGTTAAGACAATTATTACAGCGGCCCATGAACGCAAGAGAATGGCCGTTTCAGCTTTAGCTGTTCACGGGGTGATGACTGGGGTGCTTGATGAAATTCATCGCTACCGGCTCAATCATCTGGATCTGATTTTGCCAGATGGACAGCCGGTACGATGGGCTTTAAATTTACTTTACAAGACCCGCCTACCTGATCGAGTCTGTGGCCCGACAACAATGCTGCTGGTTTGTGATCACGCAGCAAAAGAAGGACTGCCGATTTATTTGTATGGCAGCAAGCCTTCTGTGCTGGAAGATTTATCACGCAATCTGTGTACCCACTTTCCTAAACTGATCATTGCCGGTTCTCAGCCTTCTCGATTCCGGCAAGTTTCTAGTGAAGAGAAAAAGGAGATAGTTGAACAGATTCACCAGAGTGGGGCGGCCATTACTTTTGTTGGGCTAGGATGCCCCCGGCAAGAAGTGTGGGCTTATGAATATGCTGATGAACTTTCGATGCCAGTCATGGCTGTCGGCGCAGCGTTTGATTTCCATGCCGGCACTTTGTCTAAAGCCCCAGAGTTTCTCTCCCAAATAGGGCTGGAATGGTTCTATCGGCTACTGCAAGAACCAAAGCGTCTTTGGAAACGATATATGTTCTTAAACCCGCTTTATATTTGGCTGTGTACTTTACAGGCACTAAAATTGCGGGATTTTGAGCGCATAGAAGGCACTCCGCCGGCTCAAGAAATGCGTTACGGTTGA
- a CDS encoding NAD-dependent epimerase/dehydratase family protein, whose product MSIAIITGSAGLIGSEASAFFAKQGLDVVGIDNNMRSVFFGEEASTSWNRQRLEESLGSHYRHVEIDIRDFEAITKLFKEYGSEIALVIHTAAQPSHDWAAREPLTDFTVNANGTLHLLEATRLHAPDAVFIFTSTNKVYGDTPNRLPLVEKEYRWEIEPGHTYEPGIREDMSIDHTLHSLFGASKVAADVLVQEYGRYFQMKTACFRGGCLTGPKHSGTQLHGFLAYLMKCTVTGKPYTVNGYKGKQVRDNIHSADLIRAFYEFFKAPRVAEVYNTGGGRNSNCSMLEGIQICEEIAGRKLNWNYADNNRIGDHIWWISDNSKFSKHYPNWQMQYNVRQILQEIYEFNKERWPQESV is encoded by the coding sequence GTGAGCATTGCTATTATCACCGGCTCTGCCGGCCTAATTGGTTCTGAAGCCTCTGCCTTCTTTGCCAAACAAGGCTTAGACGTGGTTGGAATTGACAATAATATGCGTAGTGTCTTCTTTGGTGAGGAGGCTTCTACAAGTTGGAACCGGCAGCGGCTGGAAGAGTCTTTAGGTTCCCACTATCGCCATGTAGAAATAGATATTCGGGATTTTGAAGCAATTACCAAGCTATTTAAAGAATATGGTTCAGAGATAGCTTTAGTCATTCATACAGCAGCCCAACCTTCCCATGACTGGGCAGCGCGTGAGCCATTAACTGATTTTACCGTGAATGCAAATGGCACACTGCATCTGCTGGAAGCGACTCGCCTTCACGCACCAGACGCGGTTTTTATCTTTACCTCAACCAACAAAGTTTATGGCGATACACCTAATCGCTTACCTTTGGTTGAAAAAGAATATCGCTGGGAAATCGAACCAGGTCACACTTACGAACCTGGTATCCGCGAAGATATGTCAATCGACCATACACTGCACAGTTTGTTTGGTGCATCGAAGGTAGCGGCTGACGTTTTAGTACAGGAATACGGACGCTACTTTCAAATGAAAACCGCTTGTTTTCGCGGCGGTTGCCTCACCGGACCCAAGCATTCCGGTACGCAATTACACGGTTTTCTTGCTTACTTGATGAAGTGTACAGTTACAGGTAAGCCTTATACAGTTAATGGCTATAAAGGCAAACAAGTTCGCGACAATATTCATAGCGCCGACTTGATTCGGGCATTCTATGAGTTTTTCAAAGCCCCTCGCGTTGCAGAAGTTTACAATACCGGCGGCGGTCGGAATAGCAACTGCTCAATGTTGGAAGGTATTCAAATATGTGAGGAGATTGCCGGTCGGAAGCTAAATTGGAATTATGCTGATAATAATCGCATTGGCGATCACATTTGGTGGATCAGCGATAATAGTAAGTTCAGCAAGCACTATCCCAACTGGCAAATGCAGTATAACGTTCGTCAAATATTACAAGAAATCTACGAGTTCAACAAGGAACGCTGGCCGCAAGAGTCCGTCTGA
- a CDS encoding tellurite resistance TerB family protein: protein MGKYDHVFGAEGASEKTLSPEEAVAAIAVVTIFADGQPSDEENQVLTEIINSLDIFEEYAVEEFQKMFDKITGILNQEGIGVLFNTAVDALSDDLIEISFEVAVEIILSNESADESEDTFLDDLAEALGLPEEIAQEIIDDLIDDEPIEDDEEV from the coding sequence GTGGGTAAGTACGATCACGTGTTTGGCGCTGAGGGCGCGAGCGAAAAAACCCTTAGCCCTGAAGAAGCCGTAGCTGCGATCGCCGTGGTTACCATCTTTGCAGACGGGCAACCCTCGGATGAGGAAAATCAAGTATTGACTGAGATCATTAACAGTTTGGATATCTTCGAGGAGTATGCCGTCGAAGAGTTCCAAAAAATGTTTGATAAAATCACCGGCATCCTCAATCAAGAAGGCATTGGCGTTCTGTTTAATACAGCAGTTGATGCGCTCTCCGACGATCTGATAGAAATTTCTTTTGAGGTAGCGGTTGAAATCATTTTATCCAATGAATCTGCTGATGAGTCGGAAGATACCTTCTTAGACGATCTTGCAGAAGCATTGGGACTTCCTGAAGAGATTGCGCAGGAAATTATAGACGACTTGATTGACGACGAACCGATTGAGGACGACGAGGAAGTTTAG
- a CDS encoding histone deacetylase, which yields MFPIIFSEFFMLHETGRLHPERPERLSAIVEALEASPWADLLDWQKPTPVEKRPGVMAQIEQIHPQSYIETIQQLAVKGGGHVDPDTPVSRLSYDVALLAVSAWLDGVDRVLSTGTPAFVLARPPGHHALSSRGMGFCLFSNAAIAAHYALEQPGIERVAILDWDVHHGNGTQAIVENNPNIAYCSLHQWGAYPRTGAAKERGAHDNVLNIPMVAGSTVAHYRQAFENEVMPFLQNFQPDLLIVSAGYDANAADPLAGIELQPEDFGLFTDYCLTLTRRIVFGLEGGYDLKALAKSVVATVERCLLQKT from the coding sequence ATGTTTCCTATCATCTTCTCAGAATTTTTCATGCTGCACGAGACAGGCCGACTTCACCCAGAACGTCCAGAGCGTTTGAGTGCGATTGTAGAAGCGCTGGAAGCCTCTCCTTGGGCAGACCTGCTAGATTGGCAAAAGCCCACGCCGGTGGAAAAAAGGCCGGGGGTGATGGCTCAAATCGAACAGATCCACCCTCAATCTTATATCGAAACAATCCAGCAGCTCGCGGTCAAAGGCGGTGGCCATGTTGATCCAGACACGCCGGTTTCCCGCCTCAGTTATGATGTGGCGTTGCTGGCGGTAAGTGCATGGCTGGATGGGGTTGATCGCGTTCTGTCCACCGGCACACCGGCTTTTGTACTGGCCCGTCCCCCAGGACACCACGCCCTCAGCTCACGCGGCATGGGATTTTGCCTATTTTCAAATGCCGCAATCGCCGCTCACTACGCCCTAGAACAACCGGGCATTGAACGCGTGGCCATCCTCGACTGGGACGTGCATCACGGCAATGGCACTCAAGCCATTGTGGAAAACAATCCCAACATTGCCTACTGTTCCTTGCACCAGTGGGGTGCCTATCCCCGCACAGGTGCTGCGAAGGAGCGGGGGGCGCACGACAATGTACTAAATATTCCGATGGTTGCGGGAAGCACAGTAGCACACTACCGGCAGGCATTTGAAAACGAAGTCATGCCATTTTTACAAAACTTTCAGCCAGATTTACTGATTGTTAGTGCCGGCTACGATGCCAATGCCGCTGATCCCTTGGCCGGTATCGAACTGCAACCTGAAGATTTTGGGCTATTCACAGATTATTGCCTGACCCTGACGCGCCGGATTGTGTTTGGCCTAGAAGGCGGTTACGATCTGAAGGCATTGGCAAAATCGGTTGTAGCGACTGTGGAGCGATGTTTGTTACAGAAAACTTAA
- a CDS encoding chloride channel protein: protein MLPEKPQRPEKTQRRPLLQLFGVARRNPLMISRWVLCWAIIGTICGLFAGLYWNVLELMIHALDRFNGPTLMVIMPVAGLLIGLVIHFLGNPGEIAVIVDNIHFRGGRLDARKNPSMILASLLSISAGGSAGPEAPLVQVTGSFGTWVADRLNLEGENLRSMSLAAMAAGFTALFGAPLGGAMFALEILHHEYVLEYYEALLPAIISSCASYLVFAGITRLGIAPTWHFPSYHLDKIDDFALAILYGAIGAVAGWIFIAIFRGCDRLFARIPGPIYVRTTFAGLALGGLAALLPLTRYFGHDELDAVVSTNFPAFFLLVLALAKMAAISITVTGGWRGGFIIPLFFTGACIGKAVSSLIPGLNPALAMICTMAALNAAVTRTPISTTLLLAKLTNISPFTPILFASLMGFFLAPKAPLITSQLKSQIEAAAD, encoded by the coding sequence GTGCTACCAGAAAAGCCCCAAAGACCTGAGAAAACTCAACGCCGGCCCTTACTTCAGCTTTTTGGCGTTGCTAGGCGCAACCCGCTGATGATTTCACGCTGGGTTTTATGCTGGGCCATTATTGGTACGATTTGCGGCCTGTTCGCAGGGTTGTACTGGAATGTCTTGGAGTTAATGATACACGCCTTGGATCGGTTTAATGGCCCAACGCTGATGGTTATCATGCCTGTTGCGGGTTTGCTAATCGGGCTTGTGATTCATTTTCTCGGCAATCCTGGTGAAATTGCCGTGATTGTTGATAATATCCATTTTCGCGGTGGGCGTTTGGATGCTCGAAAAAATCCTTCGATGATTTTGGCATCTCTGCTGAGTATTTCTGCCGGAGGAAGTGCCGGCCCAGAAGCGCCTTTGGTACAGGTAACAGGTTCGTTTGGTACTTGGGTTGCGGATCGCTTGAACTTGGAAGGAGAAAACCTTAGATCAATGAGTTTGGCGGCAATGGCTGCCGGTTTTACGGCGCTGTTTGGTGCACCTTTGGGTGGGGCAATGTTTGCTTTGGAGATTTTGCACCACGAGTATGTTTTGGAGTATTACGAGGCGTTGCTACCAGCAATTATTTCCAGTTGCGCGAGTTATTTGGTGTTTGCCGGCATTACCCGCTTAGGAATTGCACCCACTTGGCATTTCCCGTCTTACCATTTGGATAAGATTGACGATTTTGCGCTGGCGATTTTGTATGGGGCGATCGGCGCTGTGGCGGGATGGATTTTTATCGCCATTTTTCGAGGGTGTGATCGGCTGTTTGCTCGAATTCCAGGGCCGATTTATGTCCGAACAACCTTTGCCGGTTTGGCATTGGGCGGACTTGCTGCCCTTTTGCCGTTAACTCGTTATTTTGGTCACGATGAATTGGATGCAGTTGTTAGCACTAACTTTCCTGCTTTTTTCCTCTTGGTTTTAGCTTTAGCAAAAATGGCAGCAATTAGCATCACGGTTACAGGCGGCTGGCGTGGCGGATTTATTATCCCGCTGTTTTTTACAGGTGCGTGTATCGGCAAAGCAGTCAGCAGTTTGATTCCGGGTTTAAATCCTGCTTTAGCAATGATTTGTACAATGGCTGCCCTGAATGCAGCGGTGACACGAACGCCAATTAGTACAACGTTACTGCTTGCAAAACTGACTAATATCAGTCCTTTCACCCCAATTCTTTTTGCAAGTTTAATGGGATTCTTTTTAGCTCCCAAAGCTCCTTTAATTACCTCTCAGCTTAAGTCTCAGATAGAAGCAGCCGCTGATTGA